The Microplitis demolitor isolate Queensland-Clemson2020A chromosome 8, iyMicDemo2.1a, whole genome shotgun sequence genome has a segment encoding these proteins:
- the LOC103578706 gene encoding pre-mRNA 3'-end-processing factor FIP1 produces the protein MADDNEDQWLYGDSNDGKDSFTKDEPSENDKDPTPNVSQDELQNIEENNAEINADESTGVADTSALEEPTAPEPEDEASEQTNENGTKEPSQEDADASSDSDSDDDVHVVIGDIKSTPAYNNLNIKRTGLLTNASGISDKLNKQPGKFSIDEFETIGVINGIQAHEFNLDQLEDKPWRQPGADITDYFNYGFNEETWRAYCERQKRMRSESGVGLVLNAGSGGPNLINTRVSQVAITNDNSKYSGISGPKRAGPPPGRKMAGTIDVIGSSGLASRRNLDKSPPKENVIQVMTADRREYSRKPGFPDMSVPPPAPGMAPPPFDLPPPPAPYQEPPPFYISEPDPYYQSYEPTQDSQWGNDPTWQPTNLAVPLSTSEDNKDLGPKSIPTMVPPLTIPPLIASAPPQREPPPRGDIPRNEREIDSMGRERERERERERDRSERDKDSSVRERERDSVTRDDDKDRDRSRSQYRHKERHRHRSRSRSRRHKSRSRSPSRRKKKSRRTDRERSKEESE, from the exons ATGGCGGATGACAATGAAGACCAGTGGCTATACGGCGATTCAAATGATGGAAAAGACAGTTTTACAAAAGACGAGCCGTCTGAAAATGATAAAGATCCAACGCCAAATGTAAGTCAAGATGAGTTACAAAATATTGAAGAGAATAACGCGGAAATTAACGCTGATGAATCTACTGGG gTAGCGGATACATCAGCATTAGAAGAACCAACGGCCCCAGAACCGGAAGATGAAGCTTCCGAacaaacaaatgaaaatgGTACGAAGGAACCAAGTCAAGAAGACGCTGATGCTTCAAGTGATTCTGATTCTGACGATGACGTTCATGTTGTCATTGGTGACATTAAATCAACACCagcttacaataatttaaatatcaaacgCACAGGGCTTTTGACAAATGCGTCTGGGAtatcagataaattaaataagcaGCCTGGTAAATTTAGTATTGATGAATTTGAAACAATTGGAGTCATAAATGGTATCCAAGCACACGAGTTTAATCTCGATCAGTTGGAAGATAAGCCATGGAGGCAACCAGGTGCTGATATTAcggattattttaattatggttTTAATGAAGAAACTTGGCGGGCTTATTGCGAACGTCAAAAAAGAATGAGAAGTGAATCGGGTGTTGGACTTGTTCTAAATGCTGGATCCGGTGGacctaatttaataaacacaCGTGTGTCACAAGTTGCTATTACTAATGACAACAGTAAATATTCAGGTATTTCAGGACCTAAACGAGCTGGACCACCACCTGGAAGAAAGATGGCTGGGACAATTGATGTTATTGGTAGTTCTGGTTTAGCATCGCGTAGGAATCTTGATAAATCACCACCTAAAGAAAATGTTATACAAGTTATGACGGCTGACAGACGAGAGTACTCAAGAAAACCCGGGTTTCCTGACATGAGTGTACCACCACCAGCACCTGGAATGGCACCACCACCATTCGATTTACCTCCCCCTCCAGCTCCTTACCAGGAACCTCCACCTTTCTATATATCAGAACCTGATCCTTATTACCAGAGTTACGAGCCTACACAAGACAGTCAATGGGGAAATGAtcct ACTTGGCAGCCAACAAATTTAGCCGTTCCATTATCGACATCTGAAGACAATAAAGATCTAGGTCCTAAATCAATTCCAACAATGGTACCGCCGCTGACGATTCCTCCACTGATTGCTTCTGCTCCACCTCAACGTGAACCACCACCTAGGGGCGACATTCCTCGTAATGAAAGAGAAATTGATTCAATGGGTAGGGAAAGAGAACGAGAACGTGAACGTGAACGTGATCGTTCAGAACGTGACAAAGATTCATCTGTCAGAGAACGTGAACGTGACTCTGTAACGCGAGATGATGACAAAGATCGTGATCGTTCAAGGTCACAATACCGTCATAAAGAAAG acACAGGCATCGATCACGATCACGTTCAAGGCGACATAAATCAAGATCTCGCAGTCCCAGTCGTCGTAAGAAAAAATCACGACGTACTGATCGTGAAAGATCTAAAGAAGaaagtgaataa